A DNA window from Daucus carota subsp. sativus chromosome 3, DH1 v3.0, whole genome shotgun sequence contains the following coding sequences:
- the LOC108212901 gene encoding uncharacterized protein LOC108212901 — protein sequence MSIIEGRTSLATISFACAACTSDINVYTWTYNCRLCQLDREEEESTSVDPFALCARCAVMESVLDHEGHEHHSLTLLRRKVRFSCDACGIEAAEFHSYICYDCHFWIHSSCAELPRTIKLWIHEDDTLQLIYSIPEMYRRFIRHCPICSQGLERKNWAYFCEESGYFVHIKCAAALLASGKNVIETEDDYEDTYSDLLQFPLPRIESLVQNLIAAHRSGKWTRQMNAIEDEVDNGEESPVINHRNHPVDKLFLLEELEDTDYNSDDDDGDTNNHIDNGKESPLINHWSHPEHKLFLLEELQDADHNSDDDDDDNDDDDDNDDDDDDKLFLLEEHEDSDHNSDDDERDTNKRIDEMLVCDGCVQPISTASNKRYYGCIGCSYFLHTTCANHLPLQSRPGKCPFDPQHILKLHHYSTSPLETTICHGCDARTNGFTYRCSTCWSRALCISCSLTPHKIKHEYHKHPLVQRHATSLNTCNACLQVIDYGFEYGCESCSDIQIHPSCAVSFPKTIHHRWDSHSISLIYPPIYYKGLRYCEKCELEVNPEAWLYRCSECDQCFHPLCIRQPHLKLGRTINSSITRTLHQHTLTVRMIYKNRYPRRLHKYLSCRGRYCMEKRFKSLQELVLECAGCNYIMCLYCSSQQIKS from the exons ATGAGTATAATCGAGGGGAGAACTAGTCTTGCGACTATTAGTTTTGCTTGTGCAGCTTGTACCAGCGACATCAATGTATACACGTGGACTTACAACTGTAGATTATGTCAGTTGGATAGGGAAGAAGAAGAATCTACAAGTGTAGATCCATTTGCATTGTGCGCAAGATGTGCTGTGATGGAGTCAGTGCTGGATCACGAGGGACACGAGCACCACTCGCTAACATTACTGCGCAGGAAAGTGCGTTTCTCCTGTGATGCTTGTGGAATTGAAGCTGCGGAATTTCATTCTTATATATGTTATGATTGTCACTTCTGGATCCACAGCAGCTGCGCTGAATTGCCTCGCACCATCAAACTCTGGATTCATGAGGACGATACTCTGCAGCTCATTTATTCTATTCCAGAAATGTACAGGAGATTCATTCGGCATTGCCCCATCTGCAGCCAAGGACTCGAGCGAAAGAACTGGGCCTATTTCTGTGAGGAGTCGGGATATTTTGTTCACATCAAGTGTGCTGCTGCTTTATTAGC GTCAGGGAAAAATGTGATTGAAACTGAAGATGATTATGAGGACACATATTCTGATCTGTTGCAATTTCCACTCCCAAGAATAGAATCTTTGGTGCAGAATTTAATAGCAGCTCACCGATCAGGCAAATGGACTCGTCAAATGAACGCAATAGAAGATGAAGTTGATAATGGGGAGGAGAGTCCAGTAATCAATCACCGGAATCATCCAGTGGATAAGTTGTTTCTTTTGGAAGAACTTGAAGATACTGATTAtaacagtgatgatgatgacggTGATACTAACAATCATATTGATAATGGCAAGGAGAGTCCCCTAATCAATCACTGGAGTCATCCGGAGCATAAGTTGTTTCTTTTGGAAGAACTTCAAGATGCTGATCAtaacagtgatgatgatgatgatgataatgatgatgatgatgataatgatgatgatgatgatgataagttGTTTCTTTTGGAAGAACATGAAGATTCTGATCAtaacagtgatgatgatgagagGGATACTAACAAGCGTATTGATGAGATGTTGGTGTGTGATGGATGTGTCCAACCAATCTCAACAGCTTCGAATAAACGTTACTATGGCTGCATCGGATGCAGTTATTTCCTACACACTACCTGTGCCAATCACTTGCCATTGCAGTCCCGTCCAGGAAAATGTCCATTTGATCCTCAACACATATTAAAGCTTCATCACTACAGTACTAGTCCATTAGAAACTACTATCTGCCATGGATGCGATGCACGTACCAATGGATTCACATATCGCTGCTCTACATGTTGGAGTCGTGCACTTTGCATTTCCTGTAGTTTAACACCTCACAAAATTAAACATGAGTATCACAAGCACCCCTTAGTTCAGCGTCACGCCACATCGCTGAATACATGCAACGCTTGTTTACAGGTAATAGATTACGGGTTTGAATACGGATGTGAAAGTTGCAGTGACATCCAGATTCATCCAAGTTGCGCGGTGTCATTCCCAAAAACAATACATCACAGATGGGATTCTCATTCTATATCGTTGATATATCCTCCCATATATTACAAGGGCTTAAGATACTGTGAGAAATGCGAGCTGGAAGTGAATCCAGAAGCCTGGTTGTATCGTTGCAGCGAATGTGATCAATGTTTTCACCCCTTATGCATTCGACAACCTCATCTGAAGCTCGGCCGTACGATTAATTCATCAATTACTCGTACTCTTCACCAGCACACCTTAACAGTAAGGATGATATACAAAAACAGGTATCCTCGACGTCTACATAAATATTTGTCCTGCAGAGGAAGATATTGTATGGAGAAAAGGTTTAAGAGTCTTCAAGAACTAGTCTTGGAATGTGCTGGTTGTAATTATATAATGTGTCTATATTGTTCCTCCCAGCAAATCAAGTCTTGA